A genomic stretch from Streptomyces sp. SAI-127 includes:
- a CDS encoding FAD-dependent monooxygenase — protein MMTTEAGPRIAILGGGIGGLAAAAFLRDKGFHSDVYEQAAALTEVGAGLVIAPNAARLLRRLGVLDRFVERAVQMEIGWEFRRWENGAVLSAENLQDGCKRLYGEHTYTAHRADLLNALRSAVPEDSLHLGRRCVSVEFEGDQAVLRFEDGETVRPDILIGADGVHSRVRSAIVGPTQARESGICAYRALVPAHKAPEFARRPAQTLWIGPDHHLAHYPVSGGEYVNLVAFAPAGASSVESWTATATLEELLDEFDGWDPRLVELIRSADTPGRWALLDREPLDNWSRGNATLLGDAAHPMFPFFAQGAAQAIEDGAVLALCLAKDPDSPSAALGRYEELRRRRTARLQEISHGRSHINHLPDGPEQQARDLAYSQDDPLRANGWIYEYDPEVAVSASV, from the coding sequence ATGATGACTACGGAAGCAGGCCCCAGGATCGCGATCCTCGGTGGCGGCATCGGAGGCCTCGCTGCCGCGGCCTTCCTCCGCGACAAGGGCTTCCACAGTGACGTCTACGAGCAGGCCGCAGCCCTGACCGAGGTCGGCGCCGGCCTGGTGATCGCCCCCAACGCCGCCCGCCTGCTGCGGCGTCTCGGCGTACTGGACCGGTTCGTCGAGCGCGCGGTGCAGATGGAGATCGGCTGGGAGTTCCGGCGCTGGGAGAACGGCGCCGTCCTCTCCGCGGAGAACCTTCAGGACGGGTGCAAACGCCTGTACGGCGAGCACACTTACACCGCCCACCGCGCCGACCTGCTGAATGCCTTGCGGTCGGCCGTCCCCGAGGACTCGCTCCACCTCGGCAGGCGCTGTGTCTCGGTCGAGTTCGAAGGCGATCAGGCGGTGCTGAGGTTCGAGGACGGCGAAACCGTTCGCCCGGACATCCTCATCGGTGCCGACGGAGTCCACTCACGGGTGCGCAGCGCGATCGTCGGGCCGACCCAGGCCAGGGAGTCGGGCATCTGCGCGTACCGAGCCCTCGTACCGGCGCACAAGGCACCCGAATTCGCCAGGCGGCCCGCCCAGACCCTCTGGATCGGCCCCGACCACCACCTCGCGCACTACCCGGTCTCCGGCGGGGAGTACGTCAACCTCGTCGCCTTCGCACCCGCCGGCGCGAGCAGCGTCGAGTCGTGGACGGCCACCGCGACACTGGAGGAACTGCTCGACGAGTTCGACGGCTGGGACCCGCGGCTGGTGGAGCTGATCCGGTCGGCCGACACACCGGGGCGCTGGGCGCTGCTCGACCGTGAGCCCCTCGACAACTGGAGCCGCGGCAACGCGACCCTGCTGGGTGACGCGGCCCACCCGATGTTCCCCTTCTTCGCCCAGGGCGCCGCCCAGGCGATCGAGGACGGAGCCGTCCTGGCCCTCTGTCTCGCAAAGGACCCGGACAGCCCGTCGGCGGCGCTCGGACGCTACGAAGAACTCCGCCGCCGCCGCACGGCCCGCCTGCAGGAGATCTCACACGGACGGTCCCACATCAACCACCTTCCGGACGGCCCCGAGCAGCAGGCCCGCGACCTGGCGTACTCGCAGGACGACCCCCTCAGAGCGAACGGCTGGATCTACGAGTACGACCCCGAGGTCGCCGTCTCGGCCTCGGTGTGA